A window of the Chloroflexota bacterium genome harbors these coding sequences:
- the pyrR gene encoding bifunctional pyr operon transcriptional regulator/uracil phosphoribosyltransferase PyrR — protein sequence MQEKTIMSEEDVRRALIRIAHEIIERNQGVQDVVLIGMRTRGVPLARRLATNLGEFEGAEVPVGELDITLYRDDLELRRPHPVVRSTNIPVNLNDKRIVLVDDVLYTGRSVRAAIDEVIDFGRPRLVQLAVLIDRGHRELPIRPDYIGKNVPTSRDEEVRVRLKETDGEDRVVIIRPAG from the coding sequence TTGCAAGAGAAGACGATTATGTCTGAAGAGGACGTTCGGCGAGCGCTGATTAGGATCGCTCACGAGATCATTGAGCGTAACCAGGGTGTGCAGGACGTGGTGTTGATCGGTATGCGCACAAGAGGTGTGCCGCTGGCACGACGCCTCGCTACTAACCTGGGGGAGTTTGAGGGAGCGGAGGTGCCGGTGGGGGAGTTGGATATCACCCTTTATCGCGATGATCTGGAGCTACGCCGACCCCACCCAGTTGTTCGGAGCACAAATATCCCCGTAAACCTAAACGACAAGCGGATCGTGCTCGTCGATGATGTCCTGTACACAGGACGCTCGGTGCGGGCAGCGATCGATGAGGTCATCGACTTCGGTCGTCCCCGGCTAGTCCAGCTAGCCGTTCTGATTGATAGGGGGCACCGTGAGTTGCCTATTCGACCGGACTACATCGGCAAGAACGTGCCTACCTCTCGTGATGAGGAGGTGCGGGTTCGCCTGAAGGAAACGGATGGCGAAGATCGTGTGGTCATCATCAGACCTGCTGGCTGA